Proteins co-encoded in one Actinomadura luteofluorescens genomic window:
- a CDS encoding AAA family ATPase: protein MTIVVWGPGYGSAPPPSPQAGHDPFTEAERDTRAMVAAAWWPSAPPQQRHHAIAGRMLVLPDGTWWLFGAWARWYRLHPSDGQWYLCPPPRIPSVRMAARPAQQGAGQIPALPPHVIPAGPDFSYDPPSGLPFVAHGFATELTSRVRSTVESAATLAAPDYPHWWREFTSETPSTVAVAWGVMLWCSAAPAFDSRLDAQMLDLWKPYRARPLPDVDGPRWLTPPALETLVALYAERLRASRVDAAVVVLRTMWAVASALRDDVRFQVRADALLAILGTTLSNPTVDYGALPYGDQAIVQQWLTRCPPNLVPALRNESSPGDNFRHAFYTLSELIADLSGDPAEPAYIEPRLVAAALLASDLDVVRKDMVGTIVPWLDPEIRYTVQAVSQQKGHPLRRLWPQDMRLPEPLRSAAGSGPGAESLLAAMYEVDLAWCRLGGMPARPRGFPVPTAVVAGIIGRNRARATAAAPTTTPPPNPAAPQPSPFNMPSQPGIAPGASPQEASGANFAPSEPDRPFVQPPAQPGWENAPGPAAGHAQGPVPGQGQQAAFASPPAPGFASPDPVMGGHSPAEDDKDDGNVAPPYTELGFQRPGAGAAPPAPMQNPAPMQNPAPPAPMQSPAPPPPVPGPPSPPPSPPVQPAAPEPVQASHTPAPPQELGGFSPPEEEQDENFVPPYTVLGYQPAGSAPPPQPNVPPGPANPAPPAPDPHQQQPFNPYATRVEGQGGPPQQNQPGQPSPPSQQGQPGQPPGTRILGPGDLEDAPPGPVPPAPGGGPGTKVMSGTMVGGFDFLDDTPSPDQPVHEIPPPSDRSTRRVLERFGFGFVYGEHDAAVLLGDLKAQAEEWKAPSGDDVERTRVDGAPSSIRSGVPGVLLVGAPHSGQRRLARMIALTLANAGLGDGSIRAHDAEDVRNAPPEGLGRLLGQPGPVILFERLDVAVAGASDPVALVGAVRRARRDPVNTTPVIATCEPRAYKRLLQDHPKLVQAFRVHRLPDFGDLDNRMTLLHLLAEERRVTIGAAALEVVRADLERLRGPGDLVNARLVEAYLDQAAQRNMERAGASHDRLVLTPDDLAGVAEGIEPALRPPGDIDGYLHRLDQLTGLEDVKAAVAELVDEAGLAADRARYGVSGDGARHLVFTGPPGTGKTTVAGLVGGVYAALGLLNSGHVVACRPVHLAGRDRVDTENRVAGMIEQALGGVLLIQEAYLLDRSPAVVGELLRHMKRGAEGQGRARFMVVCSSPAAEMEGFLAGNPAFRAEFGRTLEFTGMGDRDMVQLFQSYAERDLYMLDEELRVELLNRFSRLRDDPQFAYARTVRALFDQTVARQAARLAGADVNAATVARLTVRDLPESPLEQMLGGFHQGTQPGLRPGFPQER from the coding sequence ATGACCATCGTGGTGTGGGGACCGGGCTATGGCAGCGCTCCGCCGCCCAGCCCCCAGGCGGGGCACGATCCGTTCACGGAGGCGGAGCGCGACACGAGGGCGATGGTGGCCGCCGCGTGGTGGCCGTCGGCGCCTCCGCAGCAGCGCCATCACGCCATCGCCGGCCGCATGCTCGTCCTGCCGGACGGGACGTGGTGGCTGTTCGGCGCGTGGGCCCGCTGGTACCGGCTGCACCCGTCCGACGGGCAGTGGTACCTGTGCCCGCCGCCGCGCATCCCCTCCGTCCGGATGGCCGCGAGGCCCGCGCAGCAGGGGGCCGGGCAGATCCCGGCGCTGCCGCCGCACGTCATCCCGGCCGGGCCCGACTTCTCCTACGACCCGCCGTCCGGGCTGCCCTTCGTCGCGCACGGGTTCGCGACGGAACTGACCTCGCGGGTCCGCTCGACCGTCGAGTCCGCGGCTACGCTGGCCGCGCCCGACTACCCGCACTGGTGGCGGGAGTTCACGAGCGAGACGCCGTCCACCGTCGCGGTCGCCTGGGGCGTGATGCTGTGGTGCTCCGCCGCGCCCGCGTTCGACTCGCGGCTGGACGCCCAGATGCTCGACCTGTGGAAGCCCTACCGCGCCAGGCCCCTCCCCGACGTGGACGGTCCGCGCTGGCTCACCCCGCCCGCCCTGGAGACGCTGGTCGCGCTCTACGCCGAGCGGCTGCGCGCCAGCCGGGTGGACGCCGCGGTGGTCGTCCTGCGGACGATGTGGGCCGTCGCCAGCGCGCTCCGCGACGACGTCCGGTTCCAGGTGAGGGCGGACGCGCTGCTCGCCATCCTCGGCACGACCCTGTCCAACCCGACCGTCGACTACGGGGCGCTGCCCTACGGCGACCAGGCGATCGTCCAGCAGTGGCTGACGCGGTGCCCGCCCAACCTGGTGCCCGCGCTGCGGAACGAGAGCTCGCCCGGTGACAACTTCCGGCACGCCTTCTACACGCTCAGCGAGCTGATAGCCGACCTGTCGGGCGACCCCGCCGAACCGGCCTACATCGAGCCCCGGCTCGTGGCCGCCGCGCTGCTCGCCTCCGATCTGGACGTCGTCCGCAAGGACATGGTGGGCACGATCGTGCCCTGGCTCGACCCGGAGATCCGCTACACCGTGCAGGCGGTGTCGCAGCAGAAGGGGCATCCGCTGCGGCGGCTGTGGCCGCAGGACATGCGGCTCCCGGAACCGCTGCGGTCGGCCGCCGGATCAGGTCCGGGCGCCGAGTCGCTGCTGGCCGCCATGTACGAGGTCGACCTGGCGTGGTGCCGGCTCGGCGGCATGCCCGCCCGCCCGCGCGGCTTCCCCGTCCCGACCGCGGTCGTCGCCGGGATCATCGGACGCAACCGGGCCCGCGCCACGGCCGCCGCGCCGACGACCACGCCGCCGCCCAACCCGGCCGCGCCGCAGCCGTCCCCGTTCAACATGCCGAGCCAGCCCGGCATCGCCCCCGGCGCGTCGCCGCAGGAGGCGTCCGGGGCGAACTTCGCGCCGTCCGAGCCCGACCGCCCGTTCGTCCAGCCTCCCGCGCAGCCCGGCTGGGAGAACGCGCCCGGCCCGGCCGCCGGGCATGCCCAGGGGCCCGTGCCCGGCCAGGGCCAGCAGGCCGCGTTCGCCTCCCCGCCGGCCCCGGGGTTCGCGTCCCCGGACCCGGTGATGGGCGGCCACTCGCCCGCCGAGGACGACAAGGACGACGGCAACGTGGCGCCGCCGTACACCGAACTGGGGTTCCAGCGTCCCGGTGCCGGTGCCGCGCCGCCTGCGCCCATGCAGAATCCAGCGCCCATGCAGAATCCGGCGCCGCCGGCACCCATGCAGAGCCCTGCGCCGCCTCCTCCGGTGCCGGGCCCGCCGTCGCCACCGCCTTCGCCCCCGGTCCAGCCCGCCGCGCCCGAGCCGGTCCAGGCGAGCCATACGCCCGCGCCCCCGCAGGAGCTCGGCGGCTTCTCCCCACCCGAGGAGGAGCAGGACGAGAACTTCGTGCCGCCGTACACGGTGCTGGGATACCAGCCGGCGGGTTCCGCTCCGCCGCCCCAGCCGAACGTCCCGCCGGGCCCGGCGAACCCCGCGCCGCCCGCGCCCGACCCGCATCAGCAGCAGCCGTTCAACCCGTACGCGACGCGCGTGGAGGGCCAGGGCGGGCCTCCGCAGCAGAACCAGCCGGGTCAGCCAAGCCCGCCGAGCCAGCAGGGTCAGCCGGGCCAGCCGCCGGGGACGCGCATCCTCGGCCCGGGCGACCTCGAAGACGCCCCGCCCGGACCCGTGCCCCCCGCTCCCGGCGGCGGGCCGGGGACGAAGGTCATGTCCGGCACGATGGTCGGCGGCTTCGACTTCCTGGACGACACGCCGTCGCCCGACCAGCCCGTCCACGAGATCCCGCCGCCGAGCGACCGCAGCACCCGCCGCGTGCTGGAGCGGTTCGGGTTCGGTTTCGTGTACGGCGAGCACGACGCGGCCGTGCTCCTCGGCGACCTGAAGGCGCAGGCCGAGGAGTGGAAGGCCCCGTCGGGCGACGACGTCGAGCGCACCCGCGTGGACGGCGCGCCCAGCTCGATCAGGTCCGGTGTCCCCGGCGTGCTGCTGGTCGGCGCCCCGCACTCGGGCCAGCGGCGGCTCGCCCGGATGATCGCGCTGACGCTGGCCAACGCGGGGCTCGGCGACGGGTCGATCCGCGCGCACGACGCCGAGGACGTCCGCAACGCCCCGCCGGAGGGGCTCGGGCGGCTGCTCGGCCAGCCGGGCCCGGTGATCCTCTTCGAGCGGCTGGACGTGGCCGTCGCCGGCGCGTCCGATCCGGTCGCGCTGGTCGGCGCGGTGCGCCGCGCCCGCCGCGACCCGGTGAACACCACGCCGGTGATCGCGACCTGCGAGCCGCGCGCCTACAAGCGGCTGCTGCAGGACCATCCGAAGCTCGTGCAGGCGTTCCGCGTCCACCGGCTGCCCGACTTCGGCGACCTCGACAACCGGATGACGCTGCTGCACCTGCTGGCGGAGGAGCGGCGCGTCACGATCGGCGCGGCGGCCCTGGAGGTCGTCCGCGCCGACCTGGAGCGGCTGCGCGGACCGGGCGACCTGGTCAACGCGCGGCTCGTCGAGGCGTACCTGGACCAGGCGGCCCAGCGGAACATGGAGCGCGCCGGGGCGTCCCACGACCGGCTCGTGCTGACCCCGGACGATCTCGCGGGCGTCGCCGAGGGCATCGAGCCGGCGCTGCGCCCGCCGGGCGACATCGACGGGTACCTGCACCGGCTCGACCAGCTCACCGGCCTGGAGGACGTCAAGGCGGCCGTGGCGGAGCTGGTCGACGAGGCGGGGCTCGCGGCCGACCGGGCCCGGTACGGGGTGTCCGGCGACGGCGCGCGGCACCTGGTCTTCACGGGGCCGCCCGGCACCGGCAAGACGACCGTCGCCGGCCTCGTCGGCGGCGTCTACGCGGCGCTCGGGCTGCTGAACTCCGGCCACGTGGTCGCCTGCCGCCCCGTCCACCTGGCGGGACGCGACCGGGTCGACACCGAGAACCGGGTGGCGGGCATGATCGAGCAGGCGCTCGGCGGCGTCCTGCTCATCCAGGAGGCGTACCTGCTCGACCGGTCTCCCGCCGTGGTGGGGGAGCTGCTGCGCCACATGAAGCGGGGCGCGGAGGGCCAGGGCAGGGCCCGGTTCATGGTGGTCTGCTCCAGCCCGGCGGCGGAGATGGAGGGCTTCCTCGCGGGCAACCCCGCGTTCCGCGCCGAGTTCGGGCGGACCCTGGAGTTCACCGGGATGGGCGACCGCGACATGGTCCAGCTCTTCCAGAGCTACGCCGAACG
- a CDS encoding gamma carbonic anhydrase family protein has product MSYLGALGEDRPEIDPTAWVAPGAVVVGRVTLGRASSVWYGSVLRGDDEEIIVGEECNIQDLSCMHSDPGMPAVLEDRVSLGHKAMVHGAHVETGSLIGIGAIVLNGARIGSGTLIAAGALVPPGKKIPSGVLVAGTPGKIVRELTDDDRAVLRYTPEVYMQKAERHRAAEWA; this is encoded by the coding sequence ATGAGCTACCTGGGAGCGTTGGGCGAGGACAGGCCGGAGATCGACCCCACGGCGTGGGTCGCGCCCGGCGCGGTCGTGGTCGGACGGGTGACGCTGGGCCGCGCGTCCAGCGTCTGGTACGGCTCGGTGCTGCGCGGCGACGACGAGGAGATCATCGTCGGCGAGGAGTGCAACATCCAGGACCTCAGCTGCATGCACTCCGACCCGGGCATGCCCGCCGTCCTGGAGGACCGGGTCAGCCTCGGCCACAAGGCGATGGTGCACGGCGCCCACGTCGAGACCGGCTCGCTCATCGGGATCGGCGCCATCGTGCTGAACGGCGCCCGCATCGGCTCCGGAACGCTCATCGCGGCTGGCGCGCTCGTCCCGCCGGGCAAGAAGATCCCGTCCGGCGTGCTGGTCGCGGGCACCCCCGGCAAGATCGTCCGGGAACTGACCGACGACGACCGCGCCGTCCTGCGGTACACGCCCGAGGTCTACATGCAGAAGGCCGAACGGCACCGCGCCGCCGAGTGGGCCTGA
- a CDS encoding pentapeptide repeat-containing protein, translating to MRPACSGPGAPPAAACRLQLDGAALLRRDGGGRGAAGVLVRAGGLGLWRDLRRGGVGGRGRLGLLDRRRRLRRARLRRGRRRGARLRRGRRRGARLRGLRLCGARLCRLRLRRACLGRACLGRARLRRSGGGGGLGRGGLGGGRGRLGPRRGRGLRLRGLLGLGAGSGALPDGVLDHLLQRAGLVLGGQQPVQRVADLGEALEGLGVVLGERGEPLGRALVDHTGAALGRGEGALGLQPGAGHRLLGLLLGGRQDAVGLLLGGGESVVGLLLRLGEVPVGVGAGLVDDPLRLVLGVLADLLALGLGLGQLLLGLVLGQVDDLPEPVAQVVAGRLAGLPDLGHLAADPLDLVLCAGEPRL from the coding sequence GTGCGCCCGGCCTGCTCAGGGCCGGGCGCACCGCCCGCGGCGGCGTGCCGCCTACAACTCGATGGGGCCGCGCTGCTGCGGCGGGATGGGGGTGGTCGCGGGGCCGCCGGAGTCCTCGTCCGGGCGGGCGGGCTTGGCCTGTGGCGGGACCTGCGGCGCGGGGGCGTCGGAGGCCGGGGACGGCTCGGGCTTCTTGACCGGCGGCGCCGTCTGCGGCGGGCTCGCCTGCGGCGGGGCCGCCGGCGCGGGGCTCGCCTGCGGCGGGGCCGCCGGCGCGGGGCTCGCCTGCGCGGGCTTCGGCTGTGCGGGGCTCGCCTGTGCCGGCTTCGCCTGCGCCGGGCTTGCCTGGGCAGGGCCTGCCTGGGCCGGGCTCGCCTGCGCCGGAGCGGCGGGGGCGGCGGGCTTGGCCGGGGCGGGCTTGGCGGGGGCCGGGGCCGGCTTGGCCCCCGTCGCGGGCGCGGGCTGCGCCTGCGGGGCCTGCTTGGCCTGGGCGCGGGGAGCGGGGCTCTGCCGGACGGCGTCCTCGACCATCTTCTCCAGCGGGCCGGCCTCGTTCTCGGCGGTCAGCAGCCGGTGCAGCGTGTCGCTGATCTCGGTGAGGCGCTGGAGGGCCTGGGTGTGGTTCTTGGTGAGCGCGGTGAGCCGCTGGGTCGCGCCCTCGTTGATCACACTGGCGCGGCGCTCGGACGCGGTGAGGGTGCGCTCGGCCTCCAGCCGGGCGCTGGTCACCGTCTGCTCGGCCTCCTGCTTGGCGGACGACAGGACGCTGTCGGACTCCTTCTTGGCGGCGGCGAGAGCGTGGTCGGCCTTCTCCTGCGCCTGGGCGAGGTTCCGGTCGGCGTGGGCGCGGGCCTCGTCGATGACCCGCTTCGACTCGTGCTCGGCGTCCTTGCGGATCTCCTCGCCCTTGGCCTCGGCCTCGGCCAGCTTCTCCTGGGCCTCGTCCTCGGCCAGGTTGATGATCTGCCGGAGCCGGTCGCTCAGGTCGTCGCCGGTCGGCTTGCGGGCCTCCCGGACCTCGGCCATCTCGCGGCGGATCCGCTCGACCTCGTCCTGTGCGCGGGCGAGCCGCGCCTCTAG
- the def gene encoding peptide deformylase, with protein MSTRTHPRGTARPVRLLGDPVLRTECDPVRTFDASLERLVDDMFATMYEEDGAGLAGNQIGVALQIFVYDVEDDRGRRHVGHVVNPTLVAADGERVVESEGCLSVPGLRFDTPRHHHAVVEGVDVKGRPVRVEGTGYFARCLQHECGHLAGRVYIDVLSGDARREAMRAIRAIRE; from the coding sequence GTGAGCACACGGACCCATCCGCGCGGAACCGCCCGCCCGGTGAGGCTTCTCGGGGACCCGGTCCTGCGCACCGAGTGCGACCCGGTCCGGACGTTCGACGCGTCCCTGGAGCGCCTCGTCGACGACATGTTCGCCACCATGTACGAGGAGGACGGCGCCGGCCTCGCGGGCAACCAGATCGGCGTCGCCCTGCAGATCTTCGTCTACGACGTCGAGGACGACCGGGGCCGCCGCCACGTCGGCCACGTCGTCAACCCGACGCTCGTCGCCGCCGACGGCGAGCGGGTGGTCGAGTCGGAGGGCTGCCTGTCGGTCCCCGGCCTGCGCTTCGACACCCCCCGCCACCATCACGCCGTCGTCGAGGGCGTGGACGTGAAGGGCAGGCCCGTCCGCGTCGAGGGCACCGGCTACTTCGCCCGCTGCCTCCAGCACGAATGCGGGCACCTGGCGGGCCGGGTCTACATCGACGTGCTGTCGGGGGACGCCCGCCGCGAGGCGATGCGGGCGATCCGCGCGATCCGCGAGTAG
- a CDS encoding response regulator transcription factor yields MVERTANGGRAAEATLLVVEDEPNILELLAGSLRFTGFDVITATNGADAVRSARRHRPDLIVLDVMLPDIDGFDVARRLRSGGDHTPVLFLTARDAVQDRIKGLTIGGDDYVTKPFSLEEVIARIRAVLRRFRGGLTEPPPRMVFADIELDEDSHEVWRGGRPVQLSPTEFKLLRYFMANAGRVVSKAQILDHVWNYDFRGDAGIVESYVSALRRKVDNTEPRLIHTLRGVGYVLREPSRTG; encoded by the coding sequence GTGGTCGAACGTACGGCGAACGGCGGCAGGGCGGCGGAGGCGACGCTGCTCGTCGTCGAGGACGAGCCCAACATCCTGGAGCTTCTCGCCGGAAGCCTGCGCTTCACCGGCTTCGACGTGATCACCGCCACCAACGGCGCGGACGCGGTCCGGTCGGCGCGGCGGCACCGTCCCGACCTGATCGTGCTAGACGTGATGCTGCCCGACATCGACGGGTTCGACGTCGCGCGGCGGCTGCGGTCCGGCGGCGACCACACCCCGGTGCTGTTCCTGACCGCGCGGGACGCCGTCCAGGACCGGATCAAGGGGCTGACGATCGGCGGCGACGACTACGTCACCAAGCCGTTCAGCCTGGAGGAGGTCATCGCCCGCATCCGGGCGGTGCTGCGGCGGTTCCGCGGCGGCCTGACCGAGCCGCCGCCGCGCATGGTGTTCGCCGACATCGAGCTGGACGAGGACAGCCACGAGGTGTGGCGCGGCGGCAGGCCCGTCCAGCTGTCGCCGACCGAGTTCAAGCTGCTGCGCTACTTCATGGCCAACGCGGGGCGGGTCGTGTCCAAGGCGCAGATCCTCGACCACGTGTGGAACTACGACTTCCGCGGCGACGCGGGCATCGTCGAGTCGTACGTGTCCGCGCTGCGCCGCAAGGTCGACAACACCGAGCCGCGGCTGATCCACACGCTGCGCGGCGTCGGCTACGTGCTGCGCGAGCCGTCGAGAACGGGCTGA
- a CDS encoding sensor histidine kinase, protein MATRAPAAAAAPAARGAGGAAPAGGLARLWARTSLRVKMIAGMLVLVTLGMLVMSAAGASVLRQYLVGRADDQLRGSVGRAIDQVVPQLQSGQTRITVRIPSEMYGQVRTTDGRSLGQNPAWSESGHPRLPADLNKHVDRPFTVTGTGGSTWRILAEPIPGGAVIVLAFSLEEIDRTVQRLVVIDAIVGLAVLAVLAVVGVGVVRASLRPLAAVEETAGAIAAGDLSRRVPEADPGTEMGRLGRSLNTMLGQIEAAFGARAESEAAARRSEETALRSEERMRRFVADASHELRTPLTAIRGFAEFYRQGAARSPAELDRLIGRIEETASRMGLLVEDLLLLARLDRQRPIERRPVDLLAVAADSVQEARVLAPERTIDLTVEGGLAYQVRGDEPRLRQVLGNLLANAITHTPEGTPVEVRLSPGTLRDEPAAVVAVADQGPGLAPDQVERVFERFYRSDEGRSRDDGGAGLGLAIVAALVAAHEGVVRADSTPGEGATFSVVLPLAED, encoded by the coding sequence ATGGCGACGCGGGCCCCGGCGGCCGCCGCGGCTCCCGCGGCGCGGGGCGCCGGCGGCGCGGCGCCCGCGGGCGGACTCGCGCGGCTGTGGGCCCGCACGTCGCTGCGCGTCAAGATGATCGCCGGGATGCTCGTCCTGGTCACGCTCGGCATGCTGGTGATGAGCGCGGCGGGCGCGTCCGTGCTGCGCCAGTACCTCGTCGGGCGGGCCGACGACCAGCTGCGCGGTTCGGTCGGGCGGGCGATCGACCAGGTCGTCCCGCAGCTGCAGAGCGGGCAGACGCGGATCACGGTGCGGATACCGAGCGAGATGTACGGGCAGGTCCGCACCACCGACGGCCGCTCCCTCGGGCAGAACCCGGCGTGGAGCGAGTCCGGCCACCCGCGGCTGCCGGCCGACCTGAACAAGCACGTCGACCGGCCGTTCACCGTGACCGGGACCGGCGGGTCGACGTGGCGGATCCTCGCCGAGCCGATCCCGGGCGGCGCGGTGATCGTGCTCGCGTTCAGCCTGGAGGAGATCGACCGGACCGTGCAGCGGCTGGTGGTGATCGACGCGATCGTCGGGCTGGCGGTGCTGGCGGTGCTGGCGGTGGTCGGCGTGGGCGTGGTGCGGGCCAGCCTGCGGCCGCTGGCGGCGGTGGAGGAGACGGCGGGCGCGATCGCGGCGGGCGACCTGTCCCGGCGCGTCCCGGAGGCTGACCCGGGGACGGAGATGGGCCGGCTCGGGCGGTCGCTGAACACGATGCTCGGGCAGATCGAGGCGGCGTTCGGGGCGCGCGCGGAGTCGGAGGCGGCCGCACGGCGCTCTGAGGAGACGGCGCTGCGCTCGGAGGAGCGGATGCGGCGGTTCGTGGCGGACGCCAGCCACGAGCTGCGCACCCCGCTGACCGCGATCCGCGGGTTCGCCGAGTTCTACCGGCAGGGCGCCGCCCGCTCCCCCGCGGAGCTGGACCGGCTGATCGGCCGGATCGAGGAGACCGCGTCCCGGATGGGCCTGCTGGTGGAGGACCTGCTGCTGCTCGCCCGGCTGGACCGCCAGCGCCCGATCGAGCGGCGCCCGGTGGACCTGCTCGCCGTCGCCGCCGACTCTGTCCAGGAGGCGAGAGTCCTGGCACCTGAGCGCACGATCGACCTCACCGTCGAGGGAGGGCTGGCGTACCAGGTGCGGGGGGACGAGCCGCGCCTGCGGCAGGTGCTCGGCAACCTGCTCGCCAACGCGATCACGCACACCCCGGAGGGCACGCCGGTCGAGGTGCGGCTGTCGCCGGGCACCCTGCGGGACGAGCCGGCCGCGGTCGTCGCGGTCGCCGACCAGGGGCCCGGGCTGGCTCCCGACCAGGTGGAGCGGGTCTTCGAGCGCTTCTACCGCTCCGACGAGGGCCGCTCCCGCGACGACGGCGGCGCCGGTCTCGGCCTCGCCATCGTCGCCGCGCTCGTCGCCGCCCACGAGGGCGTCGTCCGGGCCGACTCCACGCCCGGCGAGGGCGCGACGTTCTCGGTCGTCCTGCCCCTGGCGGAAGACTAG
- a CDS encoding S1C family serine protease, producing MFGGPGPSGPGTAGAGPFGTTRRKLAAVGAAMALALGAGGAGAGVVLALTHESTVYASPTAVSGVSSKSTTAQVAAAVQPSVVSIQAQTASGTEGGSGVVLRSDGMILTNAHVVSGAQQVAVRFSDGRTAPAQVLGADKAEDIAVVKAQGVSGLKPATLGASRSVSVGDEVLAVGSPLGLDGSVTSGIVSALGREIQEGGDQQQQLPPGLQGRLSRQQQTVIKNAIQTDAAINPGNSGGALVNAAGQVIGVNTAIATSGSSSGNIGVGFAIPVDSAKKAADAIIAGASV from the coding sequence ATGTTCGGCGGCCCGGGGCCGTCCGGCCCCGGCACGGCCGGTGCGGGCCCGTTCGGCACGACGCGGCGCAAGCTCGCCGCGGTGGGCGCCGCGATGGCACTGGCCCTGGGGGCGGGCGGCGCCGGCGCGGGCGTGGTGCTGGCGCTCACCCACGAGAGCACCGTCTACGCGAGCCCGACGGCCGTCTCGGGGGTCAGCTCCAAGAGCACGACCGCGCAGGTCGCCGCCGCCGTCCAGCCGAGCGTGGTGTCGATCCAGGCGCAGACGGCGTCCGGCACGGAGGGCGGCTCGGGCGTGGTCCTGCGCTCGGACGGGATGATCCTCACCAACGCGCACGTGGTGTCGGGCGCCCAGCAGGTCGCGGTGAGGTTCAGCGACGGCAGGACCGCGCCGGCGCAGGTCCTCGGCGCCGACAAGGCGGAGGACATCGCCGTGGTCAAGGCGCAGGGGGTGTCGGGCCTCAAGCCCGCGACGCTCGGCGCGAGCCGCAGCGTCTCGGTCGGGGACGAGGTCCTGGCCGTGGGCAGCCCGCTCGGGCTGGACGGCTCGGTGACGTCCGGCATCGTCAGCGCCCTGGGCCGCGAGATCCAGGAGGGCGGCGACCAGCAGCAGCAGCTCCCGCCGGGGCTCCAGGGGCGGCTGTCGCGGCAGCAGCAGACCGTGATCAAGAACGCGATCCAGACCGACGCCGCCATCAACCCCGGCAACTCCGGCGGCGCGCTGGTGAACGCCGCGGGCCAGGTGATCGGCGTCAACACCGCGATCGCCACGTCCGGGAGCAGCTCGGGGAACATCGGGGTCGGCTTCGCCATCCCCGTCGACTCCGCCAAGAAGGCCGCCGACGCGATCATCGCCGGCGCATCGGTCTGA
- a CDS encoding oxygenase MpaB family protein — MTVLADERGLFQDGDLIRVITREGVLIAAGGAASLLQTAHPKVAQGVYDHSYTAADPLRRLRNTMGWLYAVQFGTREEAETFSALVTRGHAAVTGPDYEANDPELQVWVASTLFAVAVQFYQLVFRRTFTDAELEEFYRQTKVYATILGCPEARMPETYPRFREYYADMLRSLEITDASRAIAEQVLDPRLPGGPLHAPGLAAIRLLTAGLMPAPIREQYGWTWDARRERRFRLLVGVIALVYPRLPLRVRTLPREYYLLTTRRMLAKLKRRPAVRVRGR, encoded by the coding sequence ATGACCGTGCTTGCCGATGAACGAGGACTCTTCCAGGACGGCGACCTCATCCGCGTCATCACGCGGGAGGGCGTGCTGATCGCCGCGGGCGGGGCCGCGTCGCTGCTCCAGACCGCGCATCCCAAGGTCGCGCAGGGCGTCTACGACCACAGCTACACCGCGGCCGACCCGCTGCGCAGGCTGCGGAACACGATGGGGTGGCTCTACGCGGTGCAGTTCGGGACGCGGGAGGAGGCCGAGACCTTCAGCGCCCTGGTCACCAGGGGGCACGCGGCCGTCACGGGCCCCGACTACGAGGCGAACGACCCGGAGTTGCAGGTGTGGGTCGCGTCCACGCTGTTCGCGGTGGCGGTGCAGTTCTACCAGCTGGTCTTCAGGCGGACGTTCACCGACGCGGAGCTGGAGGAGTTCTACCGGCAGACGAAGGTCTACGCGACGATCCTCGGCTGCCCGGAGGCGCGGATGCCGGAGACCTATCCGCGGTTCCGCGAGTACTACGCGGACATGCTGCGGAGCTTGGAGATCACCGACGCGTCGCGGGCCATCGCCGAGCAGGTGCTCGACCCGAGGCTGCCGGGCGGGCCGCTGCACGCGCCCGGACTGGCGGCGATCCGGCTGCTCACCGCGGGGCTGATGCCCGCGCCGATCCGCGAGCAGTACGGGTGGACGTGGGACGCGCGGCGGGAGCGCCGGTTCCGGCTGCTGGTCGGGGTGATCGCGCTCGTGTATCCGCGCCTCCCGCTGCGGGTCCGCACGCTGCCGCGCGAGTACTACCTGCTCACGACGCGGCGCATGCTGGCCAAGCTGAAGCGCCGCCCGGCGGTGCGGGTGCGGGGCCGGTAG
- the arfB gene encoding alternative ribosome rescue aminoacyl-tRNA hydrolase ArfB, whose protein sequence is MPAQIHVRGSVSIPESELGWRFSRSSGPGGQHVNTSATAAELSFDVANSPSLPEPLRARALERLSGRLVRGVLTIRAEEYRSQQRNRDAARTRLATLLAEATAPPPKKRIPKKVPRGINERRLENKKRRSSVKRQRGARWD, encoded by the coding sequence ATGCCCGCCCAGATCCACGTCCGTGGCTCGGTCTCCATCCCGGAGTCCGAGCTCGGCTGGCGCTTCTCCCGCTCGTCGGGGCCGGGCGGGCAGCACGTCAACACCAGCGCCACCGCCGCCGAACTCTCCTTCGACGTCGCGAACTCGCCGTCCCTCCCCGAGCCGCTGCGCGCCCGCGCCCTGGAGCGCCTGTCCGGCCGCCTGGTCCGCGGCGTCCTGACGATCCGCGCCGAGGAGTACCGCTCCCAGCAGCGCAACCGGGACGCCGCCCGCACCCGCCTGGCGACCCTCCTGGCCGAGGCGACGGCCCCTCCCCCGAAGAAGCGCATCCCCAAGAAGGTCCCCCGCGGCATCAACGAGCGGCGGCTGGAGAACAAGAAGCGCCGCAGCAGCGTGAAGCGCCAGCGCGGCGCCCGCTGGGACTGA